From Corvus moneduloides isolate bCorMon1 chromosome 2, bCorMon1.pri, whole genome shotgun sequence, one genomic window encodes:
- the GGACT gene encoding gamma-glutamylaminecyclotransferase, producing MARVFVYGTLKKGQPNYKHMINTAKGLAKFQGRGRTVEKYPLVIAGKYNIPYMLNIPGTGHHVAGEIYSVDEQMLQFLDEFEGCPDMYQRTLMRIQVVEWEGKGSTGEPRAAADGVLECFVYSTATYPPEWVGLPYHDSYDSSGKHGLSYVLRESRE from the coding sequence ATGGCCCGTGTCTTTGTCTACGGCACACTCAAGAAGGGCCAGCCCAACTACAAGCACATGATCAACACGGCCAAAGGGCTAGCGAAATTCCAAGGAAGGGGCCGCACGGTGGAGAAGTACCCGCTGGTGATTGCAGGGAAATACAATATTCCTTACATGCTGAACATCCCGGGGACGGGTCACCACGTTGCTGGGGAGATTTACTCCGTCGATGAGCAGATGCTGCAGTTCCTGGATGAGTTCGAAGGCTGCCCAGACATGTACCAGCGCACCCTGATGAGAATCCAAGTGGtggagtgggaagggaagggcagcacAGGCGAGCCGCGGGCAGCGGCCGACGGCGTCCTGGAGTGCTTCGTGTACAGCACGGCCACGTACCCGCCCGAGTGGGTTGGGCTCCCCTACCATGACAGTTACGACTCCTCAGGGAAGCACGGCCTCTCCTACGTCCTACGGGAAAGCCGGGAATAG